A part of Aegilops tauschii subsp. strangulata cultivar AL8/78 chromosome 2, Aet v6.0, whole genome shotgun sequence genomic DNA contains:
- the LOC109781545 gene encoding uncharacterized protein yields the protein MCPPLGTPTEMNYSISDSWSDEELVRFLAERKADDSLPENVLVGMDLTLIHPRDSSPGNIWYLNQSDDQQPYGNGESDIRKAKGGYWKCIDVLRIQTSKSTAGVKFSLEFYEGEAPSGKRTQWLMHEYQVEQNDDANVPQEYKSLCTIFMQGSKKLNTEDELLSLSTNAPNDHLESYLQYLADMEEQNVAVNSKIVSSSKQNSSSREGKDIYEDYSAADGVDFVNALANEDYIEMKDLLSSDGSASTSEFSSRRSEEYFDSDALLRELLNDQNTTREVHQDCNHNIAGPTKSDCMVISPPEQGFVHNHDNGAMVAGTSLEKAASDSERDQHSSEQCLDHHPPASSCSQNSHVEQSHSNSSGSSHGSTTSPQRSRSIGKLGKIGKKYCCLGSF from the exons ATGTGTCCTCCACTTGGTACACCAACAGAAATGAACTACAGTATCAGCGATTCTTGGAGCGATGAGGAACTTGTGCGATTCTTGGCAGAGAGGAAGGCCGACGACTCCCTGCCAGAGAACGTACTTGTGGGCATGGACCTTACTCTCATTCATCCACGGGATTCCTCCCCTG GGAACATATGGTACCTGAACCAGTCAGATGATCAGCAGCCCTATGGCAATGGCGAATCAGATATTAGAAAGGCAAAAGGTGGATACTGGAAGTGCATAGATGTTCTCAGAATACAAACAAGTAAATCTACTGCTGGTGTGAAATTTAGTCTGGAGTTTTATGAAGGCGAAGCACCATCTGGTAAGAGAACTCAGTGGTTGATGCATGAATATCAGGTAGAACAGAATGATGATGCTAATGTACCACAG GAGTACAAGTCTTTGTGTACAATATTCATGCAGGGGAGCAAAAAGTTAAATACTGAAGATGAACTGCTATCTCTGAGTACTAATGCTCCTAATGATCACTTGGAATCTTATCTTCAATATCTTGCTGACATGGAAGAGCAGAATGTTGCGGTAAACTCAAAG ATTGTATCTTCAAGCAAGCAAAATAGCTCTTCCAGAGAAGGAAAAGACATTTATGAAGATTATAGTGCTGCAGATGGCGTAGATTTTGTGAATGCTCTTGCTAATGAGGACTACATAGAAATGAAAGATCTATTAAGCTCAGATGGCTCTGCATCGACTTCCGAATTTTCAAGTAGACGGTCTGAAGAGTACTTTGACTCTGATGCATTACTGAGGGAGCTTTTGAATGACCAAAACACAACTAGAGAAGTACATCAGGACTGCAATCATAACATAGCTGGACCTACTAAATCTGATTGCATGGTTATCAGTCCACCAGAACAAG GGTTTGTTCACAACCATGATAATGGTGCCATGGTGGCTGGAACATCACTGGAAAAGGCAGCGTCAGATTCTGAAAGAGATCAACATTCGAGCGAGCAGTGTCTGGATCACCATCCTCCCGCGTCTTCCTGTTCTCAGAACAGCCATGTAGAACAAAGCCATTCAAATAGTTCTGGCAGCTCGCATGGAAGCACCACGTCTCCCCAGAGAAGTCGATCTATCGGTAAACTTGGAAAGATAGGAAAGAAGTACTGCTGCTTGGGATCATTCTAG